In the Terriglobia bacterium genome, AGTGGATCGGCGAAGAAGCTTATTTCGCGTTCTTCGGCGGACATTGAGCAGGTGCGGGAAACCGATATGAGCAAGCAGCGCGTGGAAAAACGGCACCTCAGCCTGCCGGCCGCCACCACCGGCGACGCGCAGGTGATCCTTTATCTATACGAATTGCGCCGCGAGCCTGCGATGCGGGAAGCGCGGCACTTCATCTCCGCCGACTTCTGGCCGGAAAGCGCGGAAGACGTTCTTCGGCTGGCGCGCAGTTATCCCAGCCGCGAAAATACCTGGTTGCGCCAGGTGACCAGCTACTGGGAAATGGCGGCGTCGCTGGTGTTGCGCGGCGCCTTGCATGAGGAATTGTTTTTCGACTGCAGCGGCGAGATGTATTGTGTGTTTGCCAAGTTCAAGCCGTATCTGGCCGACATTCGCAAGAAGCTGCCCTACTTTCTGTTGAACGTGGAGGCAGCGGCGGTCCGCAACCCGGAAGGACGGGCGCGATTGCAGCGGCTGGAAGCGCGGCTGGCGCGCCGGCAACAGAAGCTGGCGCAGCGCCGGGCGGCGGTGGCGGAGACCTCCGCCGGCTACACCTAGGCGGCGGCTCTGACAACCATGCGTACAGCCCGCATCGTCGCTGCACTCTGCCTGGTAATCCTGCTGGTGGCGCTCCTGTCCTTCAGGGCGCGCAAGCCAGGCCGGGTTCGGATCGCGTACGCCCCGATCCTGGCGAGCCTGCCGGTTTTCGTCGCGCAAGATCAGCAGATGTTCCAGCAGCATCGCTTGCAGGCGGAGGTGGTGTCGTTCAGCAGCAGCAACGACATGGTGAGCGGGCTGGTGGCCGGCCAGGTGGACGTGCTGCCGGCAGTGTCGCTGGTGCCGTTGTTGCACCTGGAAATCCAGTATCCGGGAAAATTTCGCGTGTTCTCGCACAGCCGCATGCGGCGCGAAAACTCGACCTACCGCCTAGTGGTCCGAGCTTCGTCTCCGGTGCAAAAACTCCAGGACCTGAAGGGAAAGAAAGTCGGCGTGTTTCCGGGCACGTCGGCGACGCGGCTGGTGGGCGCCTTCCTGCAGCGCAACGGGGTGGACCCGGGCAGCATCCTGTTCGTCCAGTTGCCCACGTCGGCGCAGGTCGCCAGCCTGGAATCGGGCGCGGTGGACGCGCTGTTTTCCTATGACCCGCTCATCCTGATCGCCGAACCGGGACGCTACCGGGCGATTTCGAATTCCGTCTATGCCGAACTGGTCGAACCCTGCCCGTTGGGCGTGTCGGTGATTGCGCGCGCTTTCGAGCGCGCGCAGCCGGAGGCCGCCGCGCGCGCCGCCGGAGTCATCCAGGAAGGGATCGACTACGTCGGCTCGCACCCGCAGCAGGCGACCGCGCTGCTGCCGCGATTCACCCGTATGACGCCGCAGATGGCGGGGCGCGTGAACGTGGCCGACATTACGCTTTCCAACACGGTGGACGCGGCCGTGCTGCAGCGATTTATTGACTTAATGTACGAAATCGGAGAGATTCCCGAGAAGTTCGATGCTCACCGTCTTATCGACGCAACCCGCTAGGGAACCCGCGCCGGGCGAGCACGCGCTGCGCATGCGCGGCGTGGACTTCTCCTACTGTGCCGCGCCGAATGGTTCCCGGTCGCTGTACGCGGGCTTCGATCTGGCGATCGAACAGGGCTCGGTGGTGGCACTGATGGGGGCCAGCGGCAGCGGCAAAAGCACGCTGGGAAAAATGATGGCGCGCATCATCGGGCCGACCGCCGGGCGCATCGAGTGGTCGCCGCAGTTCTCCCGGCGCGCCGACGTGGTCTACATGGACCAGCACCCGATGAACAGCATCTTCCCGTGGCAAACGGTGCGCGGCAATCTGGAGTATCCGCTGGAAAAACTGGAATGGAACGAAGAAGAAAGCCGGGCGCGGGTCAGCTATCTGGCGTCCCTGTTCCGGCTGGACACGGTGCTGGAGTCGCTGCCGGCGCAGATATCCGGCGGCGAGCTGCAACGCCTGGCGCTGGCGCGGTGCCTTTCCTGGCGCCCGGGGCTGGTCATCCTGGACGAGCCGTTTTCCGCGCTGGACCGCGACGTCAAGGCGACCATCGGCCAGGCGCTGCACGAGCTTGCCACCAAGGACGGCATGACGGTGGTGCTGATCACGCATAACGTCTCCGACGCGCTCGCCATCGGCATGCGCTACGTGATCATCGGCGACCGCCCGGTGCGCATCATTTCCGACCTTGAATTCAAGAGCCCGCATCCGCGGCAGCGCGGCGCGCTGGATTACGACACGATGGAGAAGGCGCTCATCGCGTGCATTCGCGATGGCCTGGTGTAGAAGATGCCAAGACTAGCCCGGCCGCTACGAAAGCCGACCAGAGTGCTGGCGCCCATGGCGTTGCTGCTGGCGATCTGGGCTGCCGTGGCCGGTCTCGGGCTGGTGGATTCGATCGTGCTGCCGGCGCCGTGGAGCGTGGCGCGCGCTGTCGCGAGAATATTCCGCGATCGCATGGTGGTGGACGTGGCGCTGACGCTCGGCCGGGTGTTTGCCGCACTGGCGATTGCCGGCGCGGTGGGGATTCCCCTCGGCTTGTTTCTGGGGTATCGCAAGCGCTGGTATCAGATGGTGGAAGGCCCGCTGCACGCCTTGCGGTCGATTCCGGCCTCAGCCCTGTTCCCGCTGTTCCTGATCATTGCCGGCGTCGGCGAAACCTCGATCGTAGCGCTCGCCGCCTACCCCAGCCTGCTGGTGATCCTGGTAAATACCGTGACCGGCGCCGCTCTCGCCAACAAGCGCCGGCTCTACCAGGCGAAGCTGTTCGAGCTGAGCGCCTACGAGACCATCACCGAGATTCTGTTCTACGAGGCGCTGCCCAACATTTTTGACGGCATCCGCACCGCCGCGTCCTATTCCATGGTGCTGGTGATTGCGGTGGAGATGTTCGTCGGTTTGGGCGAGCACGGCCTGGGCCGCGCCATTTACGAATACCAGGCCACCTACCGCATTCCGGAAGCGTACGCCGCGGTGCTGCTGGCGGGCACTATCGGAATTTTGCTGAATCTCGGGGTGAACACGGCGCAGAACCGGATGCTGCGCTGGCTGCCGAATGTGCACGAATAACATACACGGCAACAAGATTCTCTCCGGAGCAGGTGGCGGGTTAACTGGCGAGATGGTTGTCAACAGTTACGTTGTGGGGCTTGAGGCATGAGCGTTCCATGAAAAGAGCTTTCTTCTTCATTGCCTTCCTACTGCTGGCCACTGCGATGGCGCAGCAACAGGACGATGCCCGTCCTAGCGGGGTGATTTTCGGAAACGTTATTGGCCAGGATGGACAGCCAGCGAAAGGCATAGGTCTAACAGCCTACCCGTTAGGGGTTGCACTCGGTGCAGTGCTTCCTAACACAAGAACGAATGACGCTGGCGAATATCGCTTTGACAAACTTCCCTGGTGGGGCAGATACACGGTGTACGCCGATGATGAAGACGCAGGATATTCAAGAACCAGCACCGGTACCGCAGGCAGCCGACCTCCAGAAGTTGAGGTTACGCCCGAACACCGCGAAGCAGAACTTAAGGTCTACCTCCCTCCCAAAGCTGGTTTTCTGGAAATTCATTTGACCAATCGAAGAACGGGCACTGTCATCTCGGGGATGCGGATTGCAGTGATGCCGATGGACAAGCCTGCGTCGCCGTTGTTCACGATGAGTTGCTATTCAACTCACGTCATTTTAATACCACCAGACAAGAACCTTCTGCTGCACGTGACCTCAGATGGATTCCGTGAGTGGGACGAGAGCATCGGAAAGGGAAAGCCCCTTCATCTGGCATCCGGAACTCGGCTGACCCTGGCTGTGCAACTGGAACCTTCGGACTGATTGAGTGCTCAGAGTTGTCGTAACTGTTGATAAACCGCCTTCTCACCCGTAATCAGGACTTTGCTGTAATCCACTTCGACATTACTCAGCGGAATACTGCGTCAATATCTCCGGTTGTCGTAATTATTACGTAGAAATAGATTCTCAATGTTGGGATAACTCATCTGCATTCAGCAACGAGGAGTGGACAAGAAATTGCATTTCGAACCTCGAAGCTCAATCCCAATTTATCTCGCACGACATACGGAGAGAGACGCCTCCATGTCCATGGTGCAAGATGTTCCTTTCATCCACCAGGAATTAGAACTAATCGCACGCACGGCAACGCAGCAACAATTGACGGGGTCCCAATCGCCATCGGCGCTGTTGGAGAGCGCGCCACCCACCCGAGCAGAGCTGGCGGACATCGCCGAGATTCCCTTAGAGGTGCAGAGCGTCGTCCAACTGGTGCAAGAGCTGCTCATCATCAGCACAGGCGCCGATGGAGTGGCGGTCGCGCTCGGTGACAGTGGCAGCATGCAGTGCGTGTCCAGCATAGGAGATGCGCCGTCGGTCAATATTCCGCTGCAACTGGACGGCACGCTTTCCGGACAATGCGTGCGCACCGGACGAGTGGTGCGCTTTCAGGCCGACAACGCGGCACGGGCGTACGCGGGACCGCGATCGGCGCTGCTGGCGCCGGTCCTGCTGCACGGGTGCGTTGCCGGGTTGGTTGGAATCTTCTCCGGAGACGCGGATGCGTTCGGCAGCGGCAGCCTGGCCGCGATACGGGATGCGGCAAGCCTTCTCGGACTCTCCATGGCGAAGATCGAAGAGGCGCCGAAGCTCGCGTCGTCGTACGAAATCGGATGGGGAAAGCCGTCTTCCCGCACCCCGTCACGCCTGATGGCAGCAGAGGGTTCGCCAACGAGCCATGCCGCGGCCGTTTCCGATCGCTA is a window encoding:
- a CDS encoding ABC transporter substrate-binding protein — its product is MRTARIVAALCLVILLVALLSFRARKPGRVRIAYAPILASLPVFVAQDQQMFQQHRLQAEVVSFSSSNDMVSGLVAGQVDVLPAVSLVPLLHLEIQYPGKFRVFSHSRMRRENSTYRLVVRASSPVQKLQDLKGKKVGVFPGTSATRLVGAFLQRNGVDPGSILFVQLPTSAQVASLESGAVDALFSYDPLILIAEPGRYRAISNSVYAELVEPCPLGVSVIARAFERAQPEAAARAAGVIQEGIDYVGSHPQQATALLPRFTRMTPQMAGRVNVADITLSNTVDAAVLQRFIDLMYEIGEIPEKFDAHRLIDATR
- a CDS encoding ATP-binding cassette domain-containing protein, with the protein product MLTVLSTQPAREPAPGEHALRMRGVDFSYCAAPNGSRSLYAGFDLAIEQGSVVALMGASGSGKSTLGKMMARIIGPTAGRIEWSPQFSRRADVVYMDQHPMNSIFPWQTVRGNLEYPLEKLEWNEEESRARVSYLASLFRLDTVLESLPAQISGGELQRLALARCLSWRPGLVILDEPFSALDRDVKATIGQALHELATKDGMTVVLITHNVSDALAIGMRYVIIGDRPVRIISDLEFKSPHPRQRGALDYDTMEKALIACIRDGLV
- a CDS encoding ABC transporter permease subunit; its protein translation is MPRLARPLRKPTRVLAPMALLLAIWAAVAGLGLVDSIVLPAPWSVARAVARIFRDRMVVDVALTLGRVFAALAIAGAVGIPLGLFLGYRKRWYQMVEGPLHALRSIPASALFPLFLIIAGVGETSIVALAAYPSLLVILVNTVTGAALANKRRLYQAKLFELSAYETITEILFYEALPNIFDGIRTAASYSMVLVIAVEMFVGLGEHGLGRAIYEYQATYRIPEAYAAVLLAGTIGILLNLGVNTAQNRMLRWLPNVHE
- a CDS encoding carboxypeptidase-like regulatory domain-containing protein; this encodes MKRAFFFIAFLLLATAMAQQQDDARPSGVIFGNVIGQDGQPAKGIGLTAYPLGVALGAVLPNTRTNDAGEYRFDKLPWWGRYTVYADDEDAGYSRTSTGTAGSRPPEVEVTPEHREAELKVYLPPKAGFLEIHLTNRRTGTVISGMRIAVMPMDKPASPLFTMSCYSTHVILIPPDKNLLLHVTSDGFREWDESIGKGKPLHLASGTRLTLAVQLEPSD
- a CDS encoding GAF domain-containing protein gives rise to the protein MSMVQDVPFIHQELELIARTATQQQLTGSQSPSALLESAPPTRAELADIAEIPLEVQSVVQLVQELLIISTGADGVAVALGDSGSMQCVSSIGDAPSVNIPLQLDGTLSGQCVRTGRVVRFQADNAARAYAGPRSALLAPVLLHGCVAGLVGIFSGDADAFGSGSLAAIRDAASLLGLSMAKIEEAPKLASSYEIGWGKPSSRTPSRLMAAEGSPTSHAAAVSDRYLLGLPCPACGTYSRSHENICGVCQAALQ